From one Nitrosococcus halophilus Nc 4 genomic stretch:
- a CDS encoding UDP-2,3-diacylglucosamine diphosphatase: MATFFISDLHLGSNKAEIQSQALEFLSQEAPHGETLYILGDLFDYWIGDDAPTTEGLAITQALRRLSEAGLNLYFIPGNRDFLVGRAFAQASGCRILQDPTLIDLYGVSTLLTHGDMLCTDDVAYQKARARLRRPLFLRTYLALPKSWRCAIARHLRRRSQTHTQQQPLAIMDVNQAAVEAALQTHGAKRLIHGHTHRPAVHHFSVDGHPKQRIVLGDWDRGKSILTCTGEGFYFLDPQISEPHFNHHLPA, encoded by the coding sequence GTGGCTACATTTTTTATTTCCGATCTCCACCTAGGATCGAACAAGGCCGAGATTCAATCCCAGGCCTTAGAGTTTCTCTCCCAAGAGGCACCTCATGGGGAAACCCTCTATATCCTAGGCGATCTGTTTGACTATTGGATTGGAGACGACGCACCCACCACGGAGGGCTTGGCCATTACCCAGGCCCTCCGTCGCCTCTCCGAGGCAGGGCTTAACCTTTATTTCATCCCTGGAAATCGCGATTTTCTAGTCGGTCGGGCCTTTGCTCAAGCAAGCGGTTGCCGGATCCTGCAAGACCCTACTCTCATCGACCTGTACGGAGTTTCTACCCTGTTAACCCACGGGGACATGCTCTGCACTGATGATGTGGCCTACCAAAAAGCCCGGGCTCGGCTGCGCCGGCCCCTGTTCCTCCGAACCTATCTGGCGCTGCCTAAATCCTGGCGCTGCGCCATTGCTCGGCACCTGCGCCGTCGGAGCCAGACCCATACCCAACAACAACCCTTAGCCATCATGGATGTCAATCAAGCTGCGGTTGAAGCAGCCCTTCAGACCCACGGGGCCAAACGACTCATCCATGGCCATACCCACCGTCCGGCAGTACACCACTTTTCCGTGGATGGCCATCCCAAGCAACGCATCGTGTTGGGCGATTGGGACCGAGGGAAGAGCATACTAACCTGCACTGGGGAGGGTTTTTACTTTCTTGATCCCCAGATATCGGAACCCCACTTCAACCATCATCTCCCTGCTTAA
- a CDS encoding methylated-DNA--[protein]-cysteine S-methyltransferase codes for MVRTDSGYGAIVATPLGKLGLSVSGNVLTGLDFLEPDIPEHFPSDPVTEAALIQLQAYFADPKTMFTLSLLPQGSPFQKRVWQALCFIPSGSTVSYGMLAKELNTSARAIGGACRANPLPIFIPCHRVVAKHSLGGYSGAMEGAQLDIKAWLLQHEAQGARKS; via the coding sequence ATGGTGAGGACAGACTCCGGTTATGGGGCGATTGTCGCTACGCCTCTTGGTAAGCTGGGATTGTCGGTTTCCGGGAATGTTTTGACGGGACTAGATTTTCTGGAGCCAGACATTCCAGAACATTTTCCCTCCGATCCGGTTACAGAAGCAGCCCTCATTCAACTTCAGGCCTATTTTGCCGATCCTAAGACCATGTTTACATTATCCCTCCTCCCCCAGGGATCGCCATTTCAGAAGCGGGTCTGGCAAGCTTTGTGCTTCATCCCCTCGGGCTCGACAGTGAGCTATGGCATGTTGGCTAAAGAATTAAACACCAGCGCGCGGGCCATAGGTGGCGCTTGCCGGGCTAACCCCTTGCCTATTTTTATCCCCTGCCACCGGGTGGTTGCTAAGCACAGTTTAGGGGGCTACAGCGGAGCGATGGAAGGCGCCCAGTTGGATATTAAGGCATGGTTGTTACAGCATGAGGCCCAGGGTGCCCGGAAGTCCTGA
- the xerD gene encoding site-specific tyrosine recombinase XerD, giving the protein MRPRVPGSPEKVRLAADQRQLEYFLDALWLEEGLAENTLAAYRRDLEGFSRWLYPQGRTLVEAQREDLLAYLAHRLERSHKARSAARSVSSLRRFYRYLVREKVRDSDPSDRVEAPRLGRPLPESLSEEEVEALLAAPEVNCNLGLRDRAMLETLYATGLRVSELVHLTLPQLNLRQGVVRLSGKGNKERLVPLGEVALSWLECYSREARPGLIKAQMSEILFLTRRGGAMTRQAFWYLIKRYARQAGVRKALSPHTLRHAFATHLLNHGADLRVVQMLLGHADLSTTQIYTHVARARLQQLHQQHHPRG; this is encoded by the coding sequence ATGAGGCCCAGGGTGCCCGGAAGTCCTGAAAAGGTACGCCTAGCGGCTGACCAAAGACAGCTGGAATATTTTCTGGATGCCCTTTGGTTAGAGGAAGGATTAGCCGAGAACACCTTAGCGGCTTATCGCCGGGATCTAGAGGGGTTTTCCCGGTGGTTGTACCCCCAGGGGCGAACATTGGTCGAGGCGCAACGGGAGGATCTGCTGGCCTATCTGGCACACCGTTTGGAGCGGAGTCACAAAGCTCGGAGTGCGGCCCGCTCTGTCTCTAGCCTGCGCCGTTTTTATCGCTATCTGGTGCGGGAGAAAGTCCGCGACAGTGACCCGAGTGACCGGGTTGAAGCTCCTCGGCTGGGGAGACCCTTACCCGAGTCCTTGAGTGAAGAAGAAGTGGAAGCACTGCTGGCCGCCCCAGAAGTCAACTGTAATTTAGGGCTGCGGGATCGGGCAATGCTGGAAACCCTCTATGCTACCGGGTTGCGGGTTTCTGAATTGGTCCATTTAACCTTGCCTCAACTAAATCTCCGGCAGGGAGTCGTGCGTTTAAGCGGTAAAGGCAATAAAGAACGCCTTGTGCCTTTAGGTGAAGTGGCATTGAGCTGGCTCGAGTGTTATTCCCGTGAAGCGCGTCCGGGATTAATCAAGGCTCAGATGAGTGAAATTTTATTCCTGACCCGACGCGGGGGCGCTATGACCCGGCAAGCTTTCTGGTATTTGATTAAGCGTTATGCCCGCCAGGCCGGTGTCCGGAAAGCGCTCTCGCCTCATACCTTGCGCCACGCTTTTGCGACTCATCTTCTCAACCATGGGGCGGATCTGCGGGTAGTGCAGATGTTGCTCGGGCATGCGGATCTTTCCACTACCCAGATTTACACTCATGTGGCGAGGGCTCGTTTACAGCAGCTCCATCAACAGCACCATCCCCGTGGATAA
- a CDS encoding peptidylprolyl isomerase, whose protein sequence is MYASQKTLAFLLLGVFTLAAEAGGGATAQKQPRVKLQTNFGNITVELNREKAPVSVENFLRYVSEGFYDNTLFHRVIDNFMIQGGGFDTDFKPKPTHSPIQNEADNGLKNEEGTLAMARTSDPHSATAQFFINVADNDFLNHRSKDRQGWGYAVFGRVVEGMEVVNTIKEVKTGAKGHHRDVPLEPVIIEQATIVAD, encoded by the coding sequence ATGTATGCTTCCCAAAAAACTCTTGCTTTCCTTTTACTCGGTGTATTTACCTTGGCAGCCGAAGCTGGCGGCGGTGCGACTGCCCAAAAGCAGCCCCGGGTTAAACTGCAAACCAATTTCGGCAATATTACGGTCGAGCTCAACCGAGAAAAGGCCCCTGTTTCAGTAGAAAATTTTCTCCGCTATGTCAGCGAAGGCTTTTACGATAACACCTTATTTCACCGGGTGATTGATAATTTCATGATCCAGGGTGGCGGTTTCGATACCGATTTTAAGCCCAAGCCAACCCATTCCCCTATACAAAATGAAGCGGATAACGGGCTTAAGAACGAAGAAGGGACTCTCGCCATGGCGCGTACCTCTGATCCCCATTCAGCAACCGCGCAGTTCTTTATTAATGTCGCCGACAATGATTTCCTCAATCATCGCAGCAAGGACCGCCAAGGCTGGGGATATGCCGTTTTTGGCCGGGTTGTGGAAGGCATGGAGGTGGTCAATACCATCAAGGAAGTAAAAACCGGCGCCAAGGGACACCACCGGGACGTGCCATTGGAACCGGTGATCATCGAACAAGCCACTATTGTAGCCGATTGA
- the gltX gene encoding glutamate--tRNA ligase, producing MTKLKTRFAPSPSGLLHLGNVRTALFNALLARRSQGIFLLRIEDTDQERSAEEYVEALMEDLRWLGLGWQEGPEVEGEVGPYRQSQREPIYRAYFQRLEAEELAYPCFCSPEDLERVRKRQLAAGQAPRYPGTCARLAPEEVERKLAAGLKPTLRFRVPLLATVEFEDLVRGPQRFATGDIGDFIIRRADGSPAFFFSNALDDALMGVTHVLRGEDHLTNTPRQILLLQALGLPVPRYGHIAMIVGNDGAPLSKRHGSRSVRELRETGYLPEALCNYLARLGHHYEDTDFLDLDALAAKFDLNRLGRAPARFDLQQLHHWQREALAHQDLDTFGQWLAPVVAQQVPADKYQEFVEAVRPNVVLPEDARHWATVLFGEELVLKEPVLPVIQEAGPTFFTQALVAVDSCGTDFKALTTQLKQTTGAKGKSLFLPLRAALTGELDGPELARLLPLLGTGRLRQRLQNCMHPERSLTTY from the coding sequence ATGACTAAACTCAAGACTCGTTTTGCCCCTAGTCCCAGCGGTTTGTTGCACTTAGGAAATGTGCGCACCGCTTTGTTTAATGCCTTACTGGCCCGTCGTAGCCAGGGCATATTCCTATTGCGGATTGAAGATACGGATCAAGAACGGAGCGCTGAGGAATATGTGGAAGCGCTCATGGAAGATTTGCGCTGGTTGGGTTTAGGGTGGCAGGAAGGGCCGGAAGTAGAGGGAGAAGTCGGACCTTACCGGCAGTCTCAGCGGGAGCCCATTTATCGAGCCTATTTCCAGCGCTTGGAGGCTGAGGAGTTAGCCTATCCTTGCTTTTGCTCCCCGGAGGATTTAGAGCGGGTGCGCAAACGACAGTTGGCGGCAGGCCAAGCACCCCGCTATCCGGGCACCTGCGCTCGGCTGGCTCCAGAAGAAGTGGAAAGGAAACTGGCTGCGGGCTTAAAGCCTACCCTGCGCTTTCGCGTGCCGCTCTTGGCCACGGTTGAATTCGAGGATTTGGTCCGGGGTCCTCAACGCTTTGCGACGGGTGATATTGGCGACTTTATCATCCGGCGCGCCGATGGTTCGCCGGCGTTCTTTTTCAGCAATGCTTTGGACGATGCCTTGATGGGAGTGACCCATGTTCTGCGGGGGGAAGATCACTTAACCAATACGCCTCGTCAAATCCTGTTACTCCAGGCCTTGGGGTTGCCGGTTCCCCGCTATGGGCATATTGCCATGATTGTGGGCAACGACGGGGCGCCCCTGTCCAAGCGTCACGGCAGCCGCAGCGTTCGGGAGTTGCGAGAAACCGGTTATCTGCCTGAGGCATTGTGCAATTATCTGGCCCGGCTAGGACACCATTATGAGGATACGGATTTTCTGGACTTGGATGCCCTGGCCGCAAAATTTGACTTAAACCGGCTTGGGCGGGCACCCGCTCGTTTTGACCTGCAACAACTACATCACTGGCAGCGGGAGGCTTTGGCCCACCAGGATCTTGATACCTTCGGGCAGTGGTTAGCGCCAGTGGTCGCTCAGCAAGTCCCGGCTGATAAATACCAGGAATTTGTCGAGGCGGTACGGCCCAATGTAGTTTTGCCTGAAGACGCCCGCCATTGGGCGACGGTGCTGTTTGGGGAAGAGCTGGTGCTCAAGGAGCCTGTTCTCCCCGTCATCCAGGAAGCGGGTCCCACATTTTTTACCCAGGCCTTGGTGGCCGTTGACAGTTGTGGTACTGATTTCAAAGCGCTCACCACCCAGCTAAAACAAACCACAGGGGCCAAAGGCAAGTCGCTTTTTCTTCCTTTGCGGGCCGCCCTCACTGGCGAGCTAGACGGCCCAGAACTGGCCCGTTTGCTCCCCTTGCTGGGGACGGGACGGCTACGGCAGCGGCTGCAGAACTGTATGCACCCCGAGCGTTCGCTCACAACTTATTGA
- a CDS encoding YajQ family cyclic di-GMP-binding protein: MPSFDVVSEVDKHELQNAIDQVNREIGTRFDFRGTEARIEGSEEELTLIAESDFQLQQMGTILDTKLAKRGVDVACLEAQEPEISGKRARQSIRVRQGIDKETARKIIKMVKESKLKVQAAIQGEQVRISGKKRDDLQQVIALLREANLDLPLQYVNFRD, translated from the coding sequence ATGCCCTCATTCGACGTGGTTTCTGAAGTGGATAAGCATGAACTGCAAAACGCCATCGATCAGGTTAATCGCGAAATTGGCACTCGCTTCGATTTTCGTGGAACCGAGGCTCGGATCGAGGGGTCAGAGGAGGAACTCACACTGATTGCTGAAAGTGATTTTCAACTTCAGCAGATGGGGACCATATTGGACACTAAGCTCGCTAAGCGGGGAGTGGACGTGGCTTGTTTGGAGGCTCAAGAACCTGAGATTTCGGGGAAGCGCGCCCGTCAGTCTATCCGAGTCCGCCAAGGCATCGATAAAGAGACTGCCCGCAAAATCATCAAGATGGTAAAGGAGAGCAAACTCAAGGTCCAGGCTGCCATTCAGGGAGAGCAGGTGCGGATTTCAGGGAAGAAACGGGATGACTTACAGCAGGTGATTGCCTTGTTGCGAGAGGCCAATTTAGATTTACCATTGCAGTACGTAAATTTTCGCGATTAA
- the rplS gene encoding 50S ribosomal protein L19 produces the protein MSNNIIKAIEAEQLKQNLPEFNPGDTVQVQVRVTEGNRERLQAFEGVVIAKRNRGLNSSFTVRKISHGEGVERVFQTHSPTLAGIQVKRRGDVRRAKLYYLRGRTGKAARIKEKI, from the coding sequence ATGAGTAACAATATCATTAAGGCGATTGAAGCGGAACAGCTAAAGCAAAATTTACCGGAGTTTAATCCAGGGGACACGGTTCAGGTGCAAGTTCGGGTGACGGAGGGTAATCGGGAGCGTCTACAGGCCTTCGAAGGAGTCGTGATTGCCAAGCGTAATCGTGGCCTCAATTCTTCATTCACCGTGCGCAAAATCTCCCATGGGGAGGGGGTTGAGCGGGTTTTTCAAACCCATAGCCCCACTCTGGCAGGCATCCAGGTCAAGCGGCGGGGTGATGTGCGCCGCGCTAAGCTCTATTATCTCCGGGGACGGACGGGTAAGGCCGCCCGTATTAAGGAAAAAATTTAA
- a CDS encoding DsbC family protein, whose protein sequence is MGRKLLGFLLTGVLVTFAFSAVGDEEKEAVRASLQKWAPGVQPQSIKAAPIPGIYEVVVEGQVFYISQDGRYAMQGQLLDLANRTNLTEERLKVMRAAAIDGLDEQNMIVFGPEQAKHTVNIFTDIDCGYCRQLHRHIDEYNELGIKIRYLAFPRAGIGSSSYDKAVEVWCAKDRHQAMTQAKAGKPVENTAKCNNPVAEQFNLGQSLGVNATPTLILEDGSTLPGLVRPQNLVNILERKIAAHP, encoded by the coding sequence ATGGGAAGAAAACTATTAGGCTTTCTGTTAACAGGGGTGTTGGTAACCTTTGCTTTCTCCGCGGTTGGGGACGAAGAGAAGGAGGCGGTTCGGGCATCCCTACAAAAGTGGGCACCGGGGGTGCAGCCCCAGAGTATCAAAGCCGCGCCTATTCCTGGCATTTATGAGGTGGTGGTAGAGGGACAGGTCTTTTATATCAGCCAGGATGGCCGCTACGCCATGCAAGGGCAGCTGCTTGATCTAGCGAATCGAACCAACCTGACCGAGGAACGGCTGAAGGTGATGCGGGCTGCGGCCATTGATGGTCTCGATGAGCAAAATATGATTGTGTTTGGGCCTGAGCAGGCAAAGCACACGGTGAACATCTTTACCGATATTGATTGCGGTTACTGCCGCCAATTGCACCGGCATATCGACGAATACAATGAATTGGGGATCAAAATCCGCTACCTTGCTTTTCCCCGTGCCGGTATTGGTTCTTCATCCTATGACAAAGCGGTAGAGGTATGGTGTGCCAAGGATCGCCACCAGGCCATGACTCAGGCCAAAGCGGGCAAGCCGGTGGAGAATACCGCTAAGTGCAATAATCCCGTGGCTGAGCAATTCAATCTCGGTCAATCCCTAGGAGTCAATGCTACCCCCACTTTGATTCTGGAAGATGGTTCCACCTTACCAGGGCTTGTCCGTCCCCAGAATCTGGTTAATATCTTGGAGCGAAAAATAGCGGCTCATCCTTAA